In Pseudomonas sp. P5_109, the genomic window GTCTGGGGCGGCAACGTCTACGTCGAAGAGCGCACCGTTGACGTACACATTCGACGCCTGCGCAAAGCCCTCGGCGATGCATACGAAAATCTGGTACAAACCGTGCGCGGCACCGGCTACCGGTTCTCAACCAAGGCCTGATGATCGCAGTGGTTCCACTCTCAAGGACGTATTTTTTTCGTGAACCAAAACTGGCATGGCACCCTGATTCGCCACATGCTGCTGCTGGTCACCGCCTGCCTGGTGATCGGCCTGATCACCGGCTACTACGGCTGGAGCCTCGCCGCAGGCCTGGGTCTCTACCTGGCCTGGACCCTCAAGCAATTGCTGCGTCTGCACGAGTGGCTGCGCCTGCACAAACCCGATGAAGCGCCACCCGACGGCTACGGCCTGTGGGGCGAGGTCTTCGACAGCATCTACCACCTGCAACGCCGCGACCAACGGGTACGCGGGCGCCTGCAAGCGGTGATCGACCGGGTTCAGGAATCCACCGCCGCGCTGAAAGACGCAGTGATCATGCTCGACAGCGACGGCAACCTGGAATGGTGGAACCGTGCCGCCGAAACCCTGCTGGGCCTCAAGACGCCACAGGACAGCGGCCAACCGGTGACCAATCTGGTGCGCCATCCGCGCTTCAAGGAATACTTCGAGCAAGACAGTTACGCCGAGCCGCTGGAAATCCCCTCGCCGACCAACGACCGCGTGCGCATCCAGCTGTACATCACCCGTTATGGCAACAACGAACACTTGATGCTGGTGCGCGATGTGACGCGCATCCATCAGCTGGAACAAATGCGCAAAGACTTCATCGCCAACGTCTCCCATGAACTGCGCACTCCGCTGACGGTGATCTGCGGCTACCTGGAAACCCTGCTCGATAACGTCGACGAGGTGAACCCGCGCTGGATCCGGGCCTTGCAGCAGATGCAGCAACAAGGTGGGCGCATGCAAACCTTGCTCAACGACCTGTTGCTGCTGGCCAAGCTGGAAGCCACCGATTATCCGTCGGACAACCAGCCGGTACCGATCGACGGCTTGCTGCAATCGATCAGGAGCGACGCGCAGCAGTTGTCCGGCCAGAAAAACCAGAAAATCACCCTGGAAGCCGACCCGACGATTCTGCTCAAGGGCAGCGAGGCGGAGTTGCGCAGCGCGTTTTCCAACCTGGTGTTCAACGCGGTGAAATACACCCCGGCCGAAGGCAACATCCGCATTCGCTGGTGGGGCGATGACCAGGGAGCGCACCTGAGCGTGCAGGATTCCGGGATCGGCATCGATAACAAACACCTGCCCCGCCTGACCGAACGCTTCTACCGCGTCGACTCCAGCCGCAACTCCAACACCGGCGGCACCGGCCTGGGGCTGGCGATCGTCAAACACGTTTTGTTACGACATCGGGCACGGATGGAAATCAGCAGCGTACCGGGCCACGGCAGTACCTTTACCTGCCACTTTGCCCCGGCTCAGGTCACCAAATCCCGGGTTATCAGCACCACTGATTGATACCGGCCAGCATGCGCCACTAGGCAATCACTCAGTCAGCCGCTACATTGGCTGACTTGTGCCTGCCTTTTCAGGCGCGGTTACTACTTCCCTTTCGAATACACGGAACCCGCAAAACTCCATCATGGACCCTTCCCCTGGCTTGACCCTCGCTACAATTTTCGCCGACTTCGGCATGATTCTTTTTGCTCTGATCCTGGTTTTGCTCAACGGATTTTTCGTTGCGGCGGAATTTGCCATGGTCAAACTGCGCTCGACCCGGGTCGAGGCCATCGCTGACAAAAACGGCTGGCGCGGACACATCCTGCGCACCGTGCACAGTCAGCTCGATGCGTACCTGTCGGCCTGCCAACTGGGTATCACCCTCGCCTCCCTGGGCCTGGGCTGGGTCGGTGAACCCGCGTTTGCCCATATTCTTGAGCCGCTGTTGAGCGCGGTCGGCGTCGAGTCGGCCGAAGTGGTCAAGGGCATCTCGTTTTTCACCGCGTTCTTCATCATTTCGTACCTGCACATCGTGGTCGGCGAACTGGCCCCGAAATCCTGGGCGATCCGCAAACCCGAATTGCTGTCGCTGTGGACCGCCGTGCCGCTGTACCTGTTCTACTGGGCCATGTACCCGGCCATCTACCTGCTCAACGCCAGCGCCAACACCATCCTGCGCATTGCCGGCCAAGGTGAACCTGGCCCGCACCACGAGCATCACTACAGCCGTGAAGAGCTGAAACTGATCCTGCACTCCAGCCGTGGCCAGGACCCGAGCGACCAAGGCATGCGTGTATTGGCCTCGGCGGTGGAAATGGGTGAGCTGGAAGTGGTCGACTGGGCCAATTCCCGCGAAGACCTGGTAACCCTGGAGTTCAACGCACCGCTCAAGCAGATCCTGGCGATGTTCCGTCGCCACAAGTTCAGCCGCTATCCGGTATACGACAGCGAGCGCCAGGAGTTCGTCGGCCTGCTGCACATCAAGGACCTGCTGCTGGAGCTGGCGGCGCTGGACCACATTCCCGAGTCGTTCAACCTGGCCGAACTGACCCGCCCGCTGGAGCGCGTATCCCGGCACATGCCGCTGTCGCAATTGCTGGAGCAGTTCCGCAAGGGCGGCTCGCACTTCGCCGTGGTCGAAGAGGCCGACGGCAACATCATCGGCTACCTGACCATGGAAGACGTGCTGGAAGTGCTGGTAGGCGACATCCAGGACGAACACCGCAAGGCCGAACGCGGGATCCTCGCGTATCAGCCGGGCAAGCTGCTGGTGCGGGGCGATACGCCGCTGTTCAAGGTTGAGCGACTGCTGGGCATCGACCTCGACCATGTCGAAGCCGAAACCCTGGCCGGACTGGTCTACGAGAGCCTCAAGCGCGTACCCGAAGAGGAAGAAGTGCTGGAAGTCGAAGGCCTGCGAATCATCATCAAGAAGATGAAAGGGCCGAAGATTGTCCTGGCCAAGGTGTTGATGCTCGATTGATTGCGGTTGTGGTGGCGAGCTCTTGTGGCGAGGGGGCTTGCCCCCGCTCGGCTGCGCAGCAGTCGTAAGCTGGTATGTGTGAATAAACGGGGTTGCGGTAACTCTGTGATACCGCGTTATCGTTCATCGCCAGCAAGCCGGCTCCTACTGCCCAACGCAAAGTTGGGCAGTGCGCTGACTGGCTGGTTGAACTGGTACGGAATCGACACCAGCCCCAGCCCGGTATTGCGCTGCACCACGAAGTGCAAATGCGGCCCGGTGCTGTTGCCGGTGTTACCGGACAACGCCAACGCACTGCCCACCGTTACCCGCTGACCTTCCCGAACGCAGACCGAGCCTTTCTTCAGGTGCAGATAAACACCCATGGTCCCGTCATCGTGCAGCACCCGCACGAAATTGCCGGATGCATCGGTGCCGCGCCCGCTCTGGCGATTTTCCGTTTTCACCACCACACCGCCTCGCGCGGCAATGATCGGTGTGCCCTCAGGCATCGCAATGTCGATGGCGTAACGGCTCTTGGGCCCAAAGTGGCTGTAAGGCCCGTTGGCGCCCTGACTGATCCGGAACGGCCCGCCACGCCAGGGCAAGGGGTAGCGATAGCCCACGGCGACCCCTGAGGGGTCACCCAGGGAGTAATTGAACTTCGGAACGTAGGCGAGTGGCGTTCCGGCGTTTTTCGCCGTGAGCTGCGCCAGGCGAACGCTGGTGCGTTGCGGTATCACGCGCCGAATCGTACGCCCCGGCACCCCGCTGGCGTTCTTCACCCCGGCGAAACTCAGTTCGACCTCGACCGGCGCATACAGGTCATTGCGCACGTACACGCTGTCCACGCCGTTCTTCTTCATGATGACCAGGCGCACCTGGCGCTCAAGGTGCTCGACCATGCCATCGCGAAAAATAAACAGCTTGGAGTTTTTGCTGGTGGGGAAGTCGCTGTAGGAGACCACGCCATTGGCATCGGTGGACTTGTAGATCGTCATGGCCGTCGCCGAAGCGGCGGCCATGCACAGACCACAAAAAAGTAGCATTCGCGTGAACATGGGGATGAATTCTGTCGAGTGAAACTTGAGATGGAGCCTAGCAGCTGCAATGGACCCGGGTAGTCGACAGATGTTTCAGAAAAGGTGTTCAGCAGATGTGCGGTCACAAGGAGGGCCCTTTCGCGAGCAAGCCCGCTCCCACATTGGAATGCATTTCAAATGTGGGAGCGGGCTTGCTCGCGAAGGCGAACTCGCAGACGACGCTGGATTACGCGCCAGGAATAAAGTGCTTCTGCGCCGTCCCCCGCGCAATCAGGCGCGAGATGTAATCGAGCTTCTGTGCATCCTGGTCGACAAAGCGGAAGGTCAATTGCAGCCAGTCGCTGTCGGGCTTCGGCTCGTGGGCCACGACGGCGTGCAGGTAACCATTGAGACGGGCGATTTCGGCATTGTCGCCCTGCTCCAGGTCCAGCACGGCGCTGTCGAGGATCTGCGGCAGGGTCTCGGTACGCTTGACCACCAACAGGGCTTCCTTGAGGCTCAAGGCCTTGATCACGCATTGCTGGATGCCGTTCGGCAAACGCAGTTGACCCTGACCACGGCCGCTGGCGGGATTCGAAGAGGCTGCAGGCGCCTTGACCGGAGGGCTGTTGAGCAAGCCCTTGGACGGTGCGGGTGCGGCCGTTGGCGTGGCAACGGGCGCCTTGCCAGCGGTCAAGGCGGCGAGGGAGTCGTTGGCGAATGCAGGGGGGGTCTTGGTCGCGGCTACGCTGATCAAGGCGTCGAGTTTGCCGACCTTGTGCAGCGCCTGCTTGACCTTGGTGATCAGTTGCTCGTTGGTGAACGGCTTGCTGACATAGCCGGATACTCCGGCCTGTATCGCCTGGACGACGTTCTCCTTGTCGCCACGGCTGGTCACCATCACAAAAGGCATGGCCTTGAGGTTGTCTTGCTCACGACACCAGGTCAGCAGTTCCAGGCCGGACATTTCCGGCATTTCCCAGTCGCACAGGACCAGGTCGAAGGCTTCCTTGGCCAGCATGGCCTGAGCCTTTTTGCCGTTTATCGCATCTTCGATCCGCATGCCCGGGAAATAATTGCGCAGGCACTTTTTCACCAAGTCACGGATGAACGACGCGTCGTCCACGACCAACACACTGACCTTACTCATCCACCACCCCTTTAAAAAATCCCGGCCAGCATACCGCCTTGCTGATGGCACATTGCCAAAAACCTTCAGTCACGCCGGACTTTTCGTTCACGGGTGCTGCTTTTCGAATTCGTCTGCCGCAAACAAAAACGCCCGGCCAATAGGCCGGGCGCTTTACTTGGGCAACCTTACTTATCGTCAGTTTTGCCCGGAACATTAGCGGTTTCGCCACTGGTTCCTTCAACTTCTTCCTTCATGCGCTTGAGACCCAGGTGCCGCACGTCCGTGCCGCGTACCAGATAAATCACCAGCTCCGAAATGTTGCGAGCGTGGTCGCCGATACGCTCCAGCGAACGCAGTACCCAGATAATGCTCAGAACCCGCGAAATGGAACGCGGATCTTCCATCATGTAGGTGGCCAGCTCACGCAGGGCGGTCTTGTATTCGCGGTCGATGATCTTGTCGTACTGCGCCACCGACAACGCCAGCTCGGCGTCGAAACGGGCAAAGGCGTCCAGTGCATCGCGGACCATGTTGCGCACCTGGTCACCGATATGGCGCACTTCGACGTAACCACGCGGCGCTTCGCCTTCCTCGCACAGCTGGATGGCGCGACGGGCGATCTTGGTCGCTTCGTCGCCGATGCGCTCCAGATCGATCACCGATTTGGAAATGCTGATGATCAGCCGCAGGTCGGATGCTGCCGGCTGACGACGGGCCAGAATGCGCAGGCATTCTTCGTCGATGTTGCGTTCCATCTGGTTGATCTGGTCGTCGATCTCGCGTACCTGCTGGGCCAGGCCGGAGTCGGCCTCGATCAGCGCGGTCACCGCGTCGTTGACCTGCTTCTCGACCAACCCGCCCATGGCCAGGAGGTGGCTGCGCACTTCCTCGAGCTCAGCGTTGAACTGCGCGGAGATGTGGTGGGTAAGGCCTTCTTTACTAATCATGTTGGCGTCCTTGGAGCGTCCGGTAAGGTGCGGTGGACCGCAGCGTCAGTTGAGTGAGCAACAACAGCTTCCTAGCCGTAGCGACCAGTGATGTAGTCTTCGGTCTGCTTCTTCGCCGGATTGGTGAACAGGGTATCGGTGTCGCCGAACTCCACCAGTTTGCCCATGTACATGAACGCCGTGTAGTCGGAAACCCGCGCGGCTTGTTGCATGTTGTGGGTCACGATGACGATGGTGAACTTCGATTTCAGTTCGTAGATCAACTCTTCGACTTTCAGCGTGGAGATCGGGTCGAGTGCCGAGCACGGTTCGTCGAGCAGTAGCACTTCCGGCTCGACGGCGATGGTGCGGGCGATCACCAGACGCTGCTGCTGACCACCGGACAGGCCCAGTGCCGACTCGTGCAGACGGTCCTTGACCTCGTCCCACAGCGCCGCGCCTTTGAGTGCCCACTCGACAGCTTCGTCGAGGACGCGCTTCTTGTTGATGCCCTGGATACGCAGACCGTAGACCACGTTTTCGTAGATGGTCTTGGGGAACGGGTTCGGCTTCTGGAAAACCATGCCGACGCGACGACGCAGCTCGGCCACATCCTCGCCCTTGCGGTAGATGTTGTTGCCGTACAGGTTGATCTCGCCTTCGACACGGCAGCCATCCACCAGGTCGTTCATGCGGTTGAAGGTACGCAGCAGCGTCGACTTGCCACAGCCGGACGGGCCGATGAAGGCCGTCACGCGCTGTTTCGGGATGTTCATGCTGACGTCGTACAGCGCTTGTTTTTCGCCGTAGAACAGGCTCAGGCCCGGCACTTCGATTGCCACGGTTTCCTGCTCGAGGTTCAGGCTCTGTTTGTCGCGACCCAGGGCGGACATGTTGATGCCGTGGGTATGTGCTTCGTGCTGCATGGGAGGCTCCCTGTGCTAACAAATTCGGTTCGGTTGCCACAGGCCGAGCCTGCGGGTTACACAATTCTTTCCTTGTAGGAGCCGGCTTGCTGGCGATGCAGGCCACTCGGTCCCGCAGGTTCACCGTGGTGATGCCTTCGCCAGCAAGCCGGCTCCTACAGTTCGGTGTTGATCAGCTGTCCAGCGCCTTGTACTTCTCGCGCAGGTGGTTACGGATGTACACCGCCGACAGGTTCAATGTCGCGATCACCAGCACCAGCAGCAGCGCCGTGGCGTACACCAGCGGCCGTGCGGCCTCGACGTTCGGGCTCTGGAAGCCGACGTCATAGATGTGGAAGCCCAGGTGCATGATCTTCTGGTCCAGGTGCAGGTACGGGTAGTTACCGTCCACCGGCAGCGACGGCGCCAGTTTCACCACACCCACCAGCATCAGCGGCGCCACTTCGCCAGCGGCGCGGGCCACGGCGAGGATCATGCCGGTCATCATCGCCGGGCTGGCCATCGGGATGACGATCTTCCACAAGGTTTCAGCCTTGGTCGCGCCGAGGGCCAACGAACCTTCACGTACGGTGCGCGGGATACGCGCCAGGCCTTCTTCGGTAGCCACGATCACCACCGGCACCGCCAGCAGCGCCAGAGTCAGCGAGGCCCAGAGCAGACCGGGTGTACCGAAGGTCGGTGCGGGCAGCGCTTCCGGGAAGAACAAGCGGTCGACCGAACCACCCAGTACGTAGACGAAGAAGCCCAGGCCGAACACGCCGTAAACAATCGCCGGAACGCCCGCCAGGTTGTTCACCGCGATACGGATGATCCGCGTCA contains:
- the phoR gene encoding phosphate regulon sensor histidine kinase PhoR, whose amino-acid sequence is MLLLVTACLVIGLITGYYGWSLAAGLGLYLAWTLKQLLRLHEWLRLHKPDEAPPDGYGLWGEVFDSIYHLQRRDQRVRGRLQAVIDRVQESTAALKDAVIMLDSDGNLEWWNRAAETLLGLKTPQDSGQPVTNLVRHPRFKEYFEQDSYAEPLEIPSPTNDRVRIQLYITRYGNNEHLMLVRDVTRIHQLEQMRKDFIANVSHELRTPLTVICGYLETLLDNVDEVNPRWIRALQQMQQQGGRMQTLLNDLLLLAKLEATDYPSDNQPVPIDGLLQSIRSDAQQLSGQKNQKITLEADPTILLKGSEAELRSAFSNLVFNAVKYTPAEGNIRIRWWGDDQGAHLSVQDSGIGIDNKHLPRLTERFYRVDSSRNSNTGGTGLGLAIVKHVLLRHRARMEISSVPGHGSTFTCHFAPAQVTKSRVISTTD
- a CDS encoding hemolysin family protein yields the protein MDPSPGLTLATIFADFGMILFALILVLLNGFFVAAEFAMVKLRSTRVEAIADKNGWRGHILRTVHSQLDAYLSACQLGITLASLGLGWVGEPAFAHILEPLLSAVGVESAEVVKGISFFTAFFIISYLHIVVGELAPKSWAIRKPELLSLWTAVPLYLFYWAMYPAIYLLNASANTILRIAGQGEPGPHHEHHYSREELKLILHSSRGQDPSDQGMRVLASAVEMGELEVVDWANSREDLVTLEFNAPLKQILAMFRRHKFSRYPVYDSERQEFVGLLHIKDLLLELAALDHIPESFNLAELTRPLERVSRHMPLSQLLEQFRKGGSHFAVVEEADGNIIGYLTMEDVLEVLVGDIQDEHRKAERGILAYQPGKLLVRGDTPLFKVERLLGIDLDHVEAETLAGLVYESLKRVPEEEEVLEVEGLRIIIKKMKGPKIVLAKVLMLD
- a CDS encoding peptidoglycan DD-metalloendopeptidase family protein; the protein is MFTRMLLFCGLCMAAASATAMTIYKSTDANGVVSYSDFPTSKNSKLFIFRDGMVEHLERQVRLVIMKKNGVDSVYVRNDLYAPVEVELSFAGVKNASGVPGRTIRRVIPQRTSVRLAQLTAKNAGTPLAYVPKFNYSLGDPSGVAVGYRYPLPWRGGPFRISQGANGPYSHFGPKSRYAIDIAMPEGTPIIAARGGVVVKTENRQSGRGTDASGNFVRVLHDDGTMGVYLHLKKGSVCVREGQRVTVGSALALSGNTGNSTGPHLHFVVQRNTGLGLVSIPYQFNQPVSALPNFALGSRSRLAGDER
- a CDS encoding response regulator; protein product: MSKVSVLVVDDASFIRDLVKKCLRNYFPGMRIEDAINGKKAQAMLAKEAFDLVLCDWEMPEMSGLELLTWCREQDNLKAMPFVMVTSRGDKENVVQAIQAGVSGYVSKPFTNEQLITKVKQALHKVGKLDALISVAATKTPPAFANDSLAALTAGKAPVATPTAAPAPSKGLLNSPPVKAPAASSNPASGRGQGQLRLPNGIQQCVIKALSLKEALLVVKRTETLPQILDSAVLDLEQGDNAEIARLNGYLHAVVAHEPKPDSDWLQLTFRFVDQDAQKLDYISRLIARGTAQKHFIPGA
- the phoU gene encoding phosphate signaling complex protein PhoU, producing MISKEGLTHHISAQFNAELEEVRSHLLAMGGLVEKQVNDAVTALIEADSGLAQQVREIDDQINQMERNIDEECLRILARRQPAASDLRLIISISKSVIDLERIGDEATKIARRAIQLCEEGEAPRGYVEVRHIGDQVRNMVRDALDAFARFDAELALSVAQYDKIIDREYKTALRELATYMMEDPRSISRVLSIIWVLRSLERIGDHARNISELVIYLVRGTDVRHLGLKRMKEEVEGTSGETANVPGKTDDK
- the pstB gene encoding phosphate ABC transporter ATP-binding protein PstB, which translates into the protein MQHEAHTHGINMSALGRDKQSLNLEQETVAIEVPGLSLFYGEKQALYDVSMNIPKQRVTAFIGPSGCGKSTLLRTFNRMNDLVDGCRVEGEINLYGNNIYRKGEDVAELRRRVGMVFQKPNPFPKTIYENVVYGLRIQGINKKRVLDEAVEWALKGAALWDEVKDRLHESALGLSGGQQQRLVIARTIAVEPEVLLLDEPCSALDPISTLKVEELIYELKSKFTIVIVTHNMQQAARVSDYTAFMYMGKLVEFGDTDTLFTNPAKKQTEDYITGRYG